From one Anopheles cruzii chromosome 3, idAnoCruzAS_RS32_06, whole genome shotgun sequence genomic stretch:
- the LOC128270346 gene encoding cystinosin homolog translates to MLSSWPSTNGQNNATLRLQIVPQDVTVIVGAKQNVTVRLVGVLSQTATVNFTQTNATEGNDYVKLVPPTLGFDPPPSHFVNQTERISLVGLRAGIFDLLAHFSPPTELLDATQAFVRVTVAKSGKWIVVSSVIGWQYFLAWTWSFWPQIWENRARASVVGLSFDYLALNFVGHSMYAAFNCALFWSDSVQEEYLRRNPRGLIPVLANDVAFSLHAVFATTLIIGQCFFYERGQQKVSYVARSLMTLFGLVALISGVLVTTGTYHWLDFFYNLSYIKLAITLLKYIPQAVLNYRRKTTVGWSIGNVLFDFTGGSLSMIQMLINGYNYDDWDSIFGDGAKFGLGLFSVLFDVLFIVQHYVLYRNSNYIELQGENYPGPGSVTTSPRQSVSA, encoded by the exons ATGTTGTCCTCCTGGC CATCAACGAATGGGCAAAACAATGCTACGCTTCGGCTGCAAATCGTTCCACAGGACGTTACCGTAATTGTTGGCGCAAAACAGAATGTTACGGTCCGGCTGGTGGGGGTGCTATCGCAGACTGCGACCGTTAACTTCACCCAAACGAATGCTACGGAAGGAAATGATTATGTTAAATTGGTACCACCGACACTCGGTTTCGATCCTCCTCCATCCCATTTCGTCAATCAGACCGAGCGAATTTCGTTGGTCGGACTGCGTGCTGGTATATTTGATTTGCTGGCACATTTTTCGCCCCCAACCGAATTGCTGGATGCAACCCAGGCATTCGTACGGGTCACGGTTGCCAAATCGGGGAAATGGATCGTGGTGTCGTCCGTCATCGGCTGGCAGTACTTCCTCGCCTGGACGTGGTCCTTCTGGCCGCAGATTTGGGAGAACCGTGCACGGGCCAGTGTAGTTGGATTATCTTTCGACTATCTTGCGTTAAACTTTGTAGGGCACTCGATGTATGCTGCGTTTAACTGTGCCCTATTTTGGAGCGATTCTGTACAGGAAGAGTACCTACGACGCAATCCGCGTGGTTTGATTCCTGTGTTAGCCAATGATGTGGCATTTTCCCTTCACGCCGTATTCGCTACCACGCTAATCATAGGGCAGTGTTTCTTCTACGAGCGAGGCCAGCAGAAGGTGTCGTACGTCGCCCGGTCCCTGATGACCCTGTTTGGGCTGGTTGCACTCATATCTGGGGTGCTGGTCACAACCGGAACATACCATTGGTTGGACTTTTTCTACAATCTTAGCTACATCAAACTAGCAATTACACTGCTAAAGTACATTCCTCAAGCCGTTCTCAACTACCGCCGAAAGACTACCGTTGGTTGGAGTATAGGTAATGTTCTGTTTGACTTTACCGGTGGCTCCTTGAGCATGATTCAAATGCTGATCAATGGCTACAACTATG ACGATTGGGATTCCATATTTGGCGATGGGGCCAAATTTGGACTCGGCCTGTTCTCCGTACTATTCGATGTGCTATTCATAGTCCAGCATTACGTTCTGTACAG AAATTCCAACTATATTGAACTACAAGGAGAAAATTATCCGGGCCCGGGAAGCGTCACTACTTCACCTCGTCAGAGTGTATCGGCTTAA
- the LOC128270344 gene encoding cystinosin homolog, whose translation TTNAQTTIGATIVLDPQDITVVVGERNEFVAKVRGALAQTATLNFSTEHADLVEVSPRSFAINAPAGGYIDQDYEISLYGISPGQFDLVAEVLPKGLIDDAIAFIRVTVANSKAIIVISDVIGWIYFAAWTVSFWPQMIINYRRKSVIGLSFDFLALNVVGHSVYAAFNLALFWSGYIENEYFDRNPRGLNPVLPNDVAFSIHATIATILTLGQCFIYERGDQKISRYAWGILGIFVIVVIVAGILVGTDTFHWLDFLYVLSYIKLSVTLIKYIPQAVLNFQRKSTVGWSIENVLLDFTGGTLSMLQMLLNGYNYDDWGSIFGDPTKFGLGLFSVLFDILFIVQHYVLYRTPKKRIDPIESNLETLLKQPHAIATSTDTE comes from the exons ACCACCAACGCCCAGACCACGATCGGTGCCACGATCGTGCTGGATCCACAAGACATAACGGTGGTCGTTGGTGAGAGGAACGAATTTGTGGCCAAAGTGCGTGGAGCCTTGGCGCAAACGGCGACACTTAACTTTTCCACCGAACATGCCGACCTGGTGGAAGTTTCACCGCGCAGCTTCGCTATCAACGCCCCGGCCGGTGGGTACATCGATCAGGACTACGAGATCTCACTGTACGGCATATCGCCCGGACAGTTCGATCTGGTGGCAGAGGTACTGCCGAAGGGTTTGATTGACGATGCGATCGCCTTCATCCGGGTTACGGTGGCCAACTCAAAGGCCATCATCGTGATCTCGGACGTGATCGGGTGGATCTACTTTGCCGCCTGGACCGTCTCCTTCTGGCCGCAGATGATCATCAACTATCGGCGCAAAAGTGTCATCGGGCTATCGTTCGACTTTCTCGCCCTGAACGTGGTCGGTCACTCGGTGTACGCGGCATTCAACTTGGCCCTGTTCTGGAGCGGCTACATCGAGAACGAGTACTTCGATCGGAATCCTCGCGGGTTGAACCCGGTGTTACCGAATGATGTGGCCTTCTCGATACACGCTACGATCGCCACGATACTGACACTCGGGCAGTGCTTTATCTATGAG CGTGGGGATCAAAAAATTTCCCGTTATGCATGGGGAATCCTAGGAATTTTCGTGATCGTGGTTATCGTCGCCGGCATACTCGTTGGCACGGACACATTCCACTGGTTGGATTTCCTGTACGTTCTCAGCTACATCAAGCTCTCGGTCACGCTCATCAAATACATACCGCAGGCGGTTCTAAACTTCCAGCGCAAGAGTACCGTTGGGTGGAGCATCGAAAATGTGCTTCTAGATTTTACCGGCGGCACGTTGAGCATGCTGCAGATGCTCCTGAATGGGTACAACTACG atGATTGGGGGTCCATCTTTGGAGACCCAACCAAGTTTGGGCTCGGTCTGTTTTCGGTGCTGTTCGATATTCTCTTCATTGTGCAACATTACGTCCTGTACAG AACACCGAAAAAAcggatcgatccgatcgaatcTAACCTAGAAACATTGCTCAAACAACCGCATGCCATTGCCACCAGCACTGACACCGAATAA